TGGCAATGGCGGAAAATGTAAAACCCAAATCTCCCGACACGGATCTGGAGATCAGGCCCTATCGGCCGGGTGACGAAAACGACGCCGTCGAGCTGTTCCGCATCGTTTTCGAAAAAGAAAAACCCCTCGATCACTGGAACTGGGAATACCGCTCGCGTCCCATGGATACCTTTATCATGTTGGGCTATTATAAGAACGCCCTCGCCGCCCAGTGCGCTGGCGTGCCCTTGCCGGCCCGATGCGGCGATCGTGTGATCCGCCTGCTTCAGGGGGTCGATTTCATGAGTCATCCCGGTTTCCGCTCCCACCGGGTATTCATGAAGACAGCGGCCGCTTTTTTCGGCACGTTCGGAGGGACCGGCGAGCATCAGGCTCCACTCATCTACGGCTTCCCGGGGACGAGACACCGCATTCTCGGCGAAAAGAAACTCCAGTACACCACGCTTTCCGCTGTTCATTGCCTCCGGAAAACGTTGGGTCCGGGTGACGCCAAGGCCGGTTGGACGGACCGGGCCCGCGGCCGGGTCGAGGTTGTCTCCGGCTTCGACGAAAGGGCGGACGCGCTCTGGAACCGGAACCAAAAGGCCTATCCCATGGCCGTCATCCGGAACCGGGAATTCCTCAACTGGCGATTCTCGACCCATCCCACCATTCACTACCATGTGCTTCAGGTCGTGGACCGGCTGACCGGGCGGGTGGGCGCATGGGCCGTGCTGAGGCAAGCGCCGGACCGGGGTCAGATCGTGGATTTTTTTCCTTCGTTGGACGCGCCATGGATGAATCGATTGCTTCTGAGAGCCGCGGAGCGGAACCTCCTGGAGCGGTCTTTCGGCGAGGCCGAAACGTGGTGCCACCCCAATAGTCCCGCGAACCGGGTACTCTTGCGGGAAGGGTGGCATATTGTACCCCAACCGGATGAGCTGCACATCGGCGCCATCTCCTTCTCCGACGAGATCCAAATGGACTGGGTCCGCGAGCATTTCTACTATACTTTGGGAGACGCGGATATCGCTTGATCCACATCTCCAAAACCACAGCGGGGCCTTGAAGTGATTGAAGAAGAACGGATTCTCCCCTATCGAACCATGTCCCTCACCGGAAAGCGCGTGCTCGTCGTGGCCCCGCACCCGGACGACGACATCATCGGGTGCGGCGGAGCGCTCATCCGGCACGTCCGGGCCGGAGATCCCGTTCGTGTCGTTTTTCTCACCCGGGGAGACAAGGGAGATTTCACCGGCAGGTTCGGGGCCGAGTATCCCGCGGTTCGGGAGGCGGAAGCACGGGACGCCGCCCGGCTCATCGGAGTCCACGACCTCGAGTTTCTGCCCTATCGGGACCGGGAGGTTCGACCCGATGCGCCCCTGGTCCGGGATCTGTCCGCCGCCCTGAGCACTCACCAAGCCGGGCTGGTCTATGGTCCGTCCCCCACGGAAGCGCATCCGGACCACCGGGCCGCGGCAAAGGCCCTGTGGACGGCCGCCGCACACTGCGATTTTCCCATACGTGTCGCTTTCTACGAGACCTCGGCGCCGTTAAAGCCCACGGTCCTGGTGGATATTTCCGACATCATGGAGATGAAGATGGAGGCCCTCCACAGACACCGATCCCAGCTCATGGACGTGGATTGGAGCGACCGGGTGCGAGGGCTGAACCGGTTCCGAACCATTACCCTCATCGGACAGGCCGAATATGCCGAAGCCTTCTGGGTAACCGAACCCGGCCCGTCGTTATCCCTGGAAAAAGCGTATGAAGACATATGCGGATGGGCCCAATTGAAGGAGTCTCTCGGAAAGTCCAAAGTGGGGTCGAAAAGCGGCCTCCGCATCCCGCTTCCGGGGGGCGCGTTGACCATCGGGTATGAAAAACGGGGAAAATAGGGATACGGAGGCGCCGTGCCCGCCCAAAGTTTGTTGAGCGGGTTGCACCGCTTCGCGTTGGTTGAGCACAGCGAAACCCAACAATTTCATAGGGTTATGCACCTATTCTTCCAGGGTGCGCCATACGCGCTCTTCGCGCTAAATTAGCTCACAGAGCCGACAGGGCGGGTTTGTCGAAGATCCTGAGCCTGCCCGCCGTGAGCCGGTCGAACCGGTCGATTGAAACCCGCCCCTTGTATCATCGGTATCAATTGGGGGCGCATCCCGATGCGCCCCTACATTTCGCCGCGTCTTGCCGCGTCTATTTCATTAACAGGAACGCCCGCACGGGAATCTCGATGTCCGGAGTTCGGGGCGCGTTGGTTTTCACCACGATCTTCTGTTCCAGCTTGCCCTTGGTCAAGTGCTCCTGATTCAGGGACACGTTCACCAGATATTCCTTTCCGGGCGTCTTGTCTTCCACCTGCACGTCCAGCACGCTCTTATCGTATTCCACACCAAGGATCTTGAGATCGTTAGCCTCAACGGCCATCAGCTGAACGGATCTTTTCTGAGATCTGGCCTGGTCCTCGTTGAGGGTGCCGAAGGACACGTTGGGCGGGGTCACCCGGATGGGACCGGAGACCACGACCACCACGGGTATCCGGATGTCGGGTTTGTGGGGATTATTGGTGTGAAAATAGATGTGGCCTTTGTACGTCCCTTGTTCGGCGTACGAACTGGACACTTCCAGGACGTACGACTTATGGTCCTCGCCCCGGATCAGCCGGGTTTCAATCTTGTCCTTGATCGCGTCTTCCACCTGAGGAGTGGACAGCTCCAATTCTCCGTCCACCTGGGTTTCGAACCGAACGGCCCTGGTGGATTTCATCCCTTCCACGTGGGTCAGCCGGATAAAGCTCCATGGGGTTACGGAGATGTACCTTTTTACGCTATACGATGTCAGGAGTTTCAGACTGGGGGTAGTCGGATCGTTCGAAAGAATGGTTGCCGATTCGGTAACCGGCGCCTGAACGTTGCGCATCTTCACGGAAATGGTGACTGCGCCCGTTTTGCCGGGCGCGATATTGCGGTCAAACTTGACCGCCACACACCCTCAGGTCGTCTTCACGTGACGTATGACCAGCTCTTCGTCGCCCTGGTTGGTAACCGTGAAGACGCATTCGAGCTGGGCGTCTTCCCAAACCTGACCGAAATCGTGTTGACGTTTATCCACCGCAATTTTGGGTCCTGTGGATGCATAGGCGACCAATGCCGCGAAAAAGATCAGCAAACCCGCGGCCACACCTACTCCACGTTGTCGATGACGCTTCATGAACGGTTGCTCCTTTACCATTTCTCATTGAATGTTGCCGTGCCCGAGGCCGCCGCGCTCCGACCTTTCATGATCTGCGCCGCATGAGTCGTTCCATCAGCACCACGGGCGCCAGCCTCAGGGTTTGCCGGATACAGCTCGGATCCCTCAAAGCTCCGCCGTATCGGAAGGCGCAGGTCGCTGCATGCACCAGCATTTGAAGCGGCGAGCCGTTCTTCAAATTCATAAGAAGCAGGTTCTTGGCGCTGTGCCTTCGAGCAAAGTGACTCAGAGGCCTCGTAGCACCGCTCCCATGATGGTACACGACGGAGTCCGGGGCGTAAACAATTTGCCAGTCGTCCTTTCGGAGCCGCCAGGAAAGGTCCACATCCTCGTGATAGCAGAAGAACCGCTCGTCGAAAAAGCCCACCCGTTCGAGGGCCTCTTTACGGTAAGCGGCGCTGCACGCGCAGGCTCCATCCACCCGACGCGATACGTCATATCGGCCGACGGGCTCGCCGAAGCCCAGGTTTCTCGGTTCCCCGAGGGCCGTGAGTCGTATTCCTGCATTGTAGATGAGACCCGGGTCGTGATAGAAAACCACCCTCGAGCACACGGCCCCTATGCGAGCATCCCGATCGAGGGGCGCTATCAGGTTTCGAAGCCAACCGGGGGCCACCCGGGTGTCGTTGTTCAGCGCCACGCAGTAGAAACCTCGGGCCGCTTCGAATCCCTGGTTCACGGCCCTCGCGAAACCCAGATTACTCCGGTTTCGAATGATCCGTACGTCGGGAAATCGATCCGATACCCATTCGGCGCTGCCATCGGTGGAGCCGTTTTCAACGAGGATGACTTCAAATGCGTCGAAGTCCTGATCGAATACGGATTCAAGGCATTCGCCCAGAAAGCGCTGGCCGTTCCAATTGGGAATGACTACGGAAACACTGACATCGTTCATGGCGGCGACAAGATGGACCTGAGCTTCTACTCGAGGGACCACAACAGGTTCGGACACTGGGCGGGATCACGGACGGGCCGGCAAACACACGTTGAGAGCGCCGTCCTTCTGTTTCCGTCCGGGGCTTTTCCTCTTGGACCTGTTGGCATCCGTCTCTTCAAGATGGCGGGTAGGTTAAACCCATTTGTATGCAAACGCAAACAGATTTAGAGAGACGGCTTACTGGCTTAAGTCCGTCTTCGAGCCTGTTTTTTTATTAAACCGAAGGAGTAGGCTGTTTTCTTTCACCCTATAGAAAGCGTCAGCGGTTCTCCGACTGAATCCCAACTGGCTCGAAACGCCCGCCTTCGAGGTCACCGACGCGTGATCTCTTTCCGGATCGGCCCTCGAGGCAACGGCGGGAATGCGGTCCAGTTCCCACATATCAACGAACCGGGAAGCCCCAGATCCGGAATGCATACGGACAAAGGAATGGTTGTATGGAGATTCGAGAAGTTACGGAACAGGTTGAACTACATAGCGTAGTCGTTAGATCGATTCTTCGTGAACTGGCCAAGGTGATCGTCGGTCAGACGGACCTTCTCGAAAAGATGGTGGTGGGATTGCTCTGTGACGGGCACATTCTCGTCGAGGGGCTTCCCGGCCTGGCCAAAACCACCGCGGTTCGGGCCCTCGCCGCCACGCTGAACACCGGGTTTCAACGACTTCAGTTTACCCCGGACCTGCTCCCCGCGGATATCATCGGGACCCAGATCTATCGCCCGGACAAGGGCACTTTCGAATTGAAGAAGGGACCCATTTTTAGCAACATCATTCTCGCCGATGAAATCAACCGCGCTCCTGCCAAGGTCCAGAGCGCCCTTCTCGAGGCCATGCAGGAACGGCAGATCACCATTGGCGACGAGACCCTCAAACTGCCGAATCCTTTTCTGGTGCTGGCCACGCAGAACCCTATCGAACAGGAAGGAACATACCCGTTGCCGGAGGCGCAAATAGACCGCTTCATGTTCAAACTGCTGGTCACCTACCCTTCGGACGTGGAAGAGCGGGAGATTATGCGCCGTGTTTACGACGGCGTTACGGAACGATTGTGCGCCGTTACGGAATGCTCGACCGTCGAGGCGGCCAAGCGGGTGGTCGGCCAAATTCACATGGAAGAGAAGCTGGTGGACTATATCGTGCGCATCGTGCAATCCACCCGGCGGCCGGCCGATTTTGGCTTGGATCTTTCGTCCATGATTACCATCGGCGCTTCCCCCCGTGCCTCGATCTGGCTGGGCCAGGCTGCGAAAGCATATGCCTTTCTGAGTGGGCGGGCTTATGTCAAGCCCCAGGACATAAAACAGATGGCTCCGGACATACTCAGGCATCGGCTGCTCCTCAGCTATGAAGCGGAAGCGGAAGGCGTCACCCCGGACCAGTTGATACGCTCCATTTTGGAGCGCATCGAAGTCCCCTGAATCCGTTATGCTCCCAAAAGAACTCATCAAGAAAATTCAGCGTTTTCATTTCCGAACGCGTTTTCTCGCCAACGAGACCTTCGCCGGTCGCTATGTCAGCGCTTTCAAAGGCAAGGGCATGGAATTCACGGAGGTGCGCGAGTATCTCCCGGGAGACGACGTCCGGAACATCGACTGGAACGTATCCGCTAGGTTCGGGCATCCGTTCGTGAAGCTGTTTCACGAAGAGCGCGAGATGACGTTGATCTTGATGCTGGATCTGTCGGGCTCCGAGCTGTTCGGGACCCGAAAACGGTTCAAGCGCGAGGTATTGGCGGAAGTGGCCGGGTTGCTGGCGTTTTTGGCCATCCGGACCAACGACAAAGTAGGGGCCATTCTCTTCACCTCCGAAATCGAAGCCTACCTCCCTCCCAAAAAGGGAGCCGGCCACGTCTGGCGATTGATCAAAGAGATTTTCACCCGGGAGACCGCGCACACCGGCACCGATATTGCCGCGGCGTTGGAGTTTCTCATGACCGTGGTCCGCCGCCGCGCCATCGTCTTCCTGATCTCGGATTGCCTGGACGAGAACTTCCAAAAGCCCCTGCTTATAGCCGCCAAGAAACATACTATTACGATTATGAAGATCTCGGACCCCTCTGAAAGCGTACTTCCGGATGCGGGATTGGTCTTTCTCGAGGATCCTGAAACGGGCGAGCGGGTGTTGGTAAACACTTCTAGCAGGGCGTTTTGCGCCAAAATCGCGGCCTGGCGCGGAGAAATGGACCGAACACTCGAGCAGCATGCGGCCCGGGCCGGAGCAGACGTGGTGCATTTCTCCACGGACGGATCCGTTGTGGATCCACTGGCGCGTTTTTTCCAGCAGAGGGCCGGCCGAAGATGAAACCGCGAACCGCACTCACGCTTTTGATGGTGCTGTTGCTTGTACTGGCGCCGGCTCCTTACGGCGTCGAAGCCGGCGAGCCGCAGCCGGAATCCTTGAAAGTGACGTACGCCCCGCTAAAGCCCGTGGTGGGCCAACCGGTTACGCTGACCTTATCGTATTCCGTTCCCGAAGGATGCGCGCTTCCGGACAAGCCGGTCCTCCATGGATTGGAGCACGCCACAGTGCTCGACTCGAAATTCGGCGCCGACTCCGGGGTGGTGCATATCCTCGCGGATAGCCTGGACAGTCTCGAGTTCGAAAAAATCGGCCTAAGACTGACGGGACGGGGCGACAGCGAACAATGGCTCTGGTCTGCGCCGGTCCGCATACCCATTGCGTCGAACTTCCGGGAGGACCCGGAGAAGGCCTTGCTGAAGCCTATTAAGGATATCTACCCGGTCACCGCTTTCTGGCGATCCCGATGGATCTTTTGGTCGGTAATCGCTTTTGCCGGATTGCTGATCCTCGGAAGCTGCCTCTGGTGGTTTCGCGGGAGACGCAGGACTCGGAATGGTCTGATGCCCGTCGACCTTCCCCATCTCACGGCACTGAACGGGCTGGACCTCCTCGGAAGGGAGGATTGGCCGGATCAGGCAACCATAAAGCGATTCTATTTCCGGTTTTCCGAAATCCTCAGAGAATATGTGGGATCCCTGCGGGGTTTTCCGGCCCTGGAATCCACCACCGAAGAGATCTCGGTTCGATTGGCATCCGACAGGGATCTAGGACTGATCCGGCTGCTCTGCATGGCGGACCAGGTGAAATTCGCGGATCTCATTCCGCTCGGTTCGCAGAAAGAGGAACATTTGGACGAGGCTCGACGCTACATCCACCAAACCATGCCAAAGCCGGAGCCTCAGGAAGAAGGCCGTAAGGCAGGCTAGTGGTTCGCTTTTCATTGATTGGAACGCGCTTTTGGACATGATTCGATTCGCCTATCCATCTCTGCTCACGCTGCTGATCGCCGTTTTCATCTGGGTGCTGTTGGCTCTTCGCAGACGGCCCGCAGCCCTCATCCATTCCCACGCGTCGGCGATGGCCCGAATCGGGGGCGGCAGAAGCGGACGTTGGGCGCGCGCTCCGCTGTGGATGCGCGCCCTGGCTCTGGTTTTGCTGGCGCTGGCCGTGGCCCGGCCACAGCTCTACAACATTTCCAGGGAGATCCCTTCTTCAGGAGTGGATATCGTGTTGTGCCTGGACACCTCCGGATCCATGCGCGCGCTGGATTTCGAGGTGGACGGGAAACAGGTGGATCGTTTGACCGCGGTAAAAAGGGTGGTTGGCGAGTTCATCCGGAAGCGGGAATACGACCGATTGGGATTGGTGGTCTTCGGAAAAGACGCCTATACCCAGTCGCCGCTCACCCTGGACAAAGGCCTGTTGCTGACCCTGATCCAAGATATGCAAATCGGCATGGCGGGCGATCGTACGGCCATTGGTTCCGCTCTGGCCGTAGGCGCTAAACGCTTGAAGCAATTGAAAGCCAAGGCCAAGATCCTCATACTGCTCACCGACGGACGCAGCAATTTTGGGACCATCGGCCCCGAAGCCGCCGCCGAAGCGGCCCGCGCTCTGGGCATCAAGATCTACTCGATCGGGGTCGGAGGCTTCGGCCCGGCGCCTTTCAAGGTGGACACGCCCTTTGGAGAACGTCTGGTCCATCAGCAAGTGGATCTGGATGAAGGAACGCTGCAGCAGGTGGCCGACATCGGAGGCGGGCATTATTTTCGAGCGTCGGACAGCAAGAGCCTCGCCGAGATCTACGACATGATCGATCGAGAGGAAAAGACCGAAATCAAGATGAAAGAATTTTTCCACTTCGAAGAACTGTACCGGTATTTCCTGATTCCGGCTCTGATTCTGCTGCTGGGGGAACTCGCCGTCAGCAGTTTCTTCGTCCGGGTGCTACCTTAGGAAACAGAAATGAAGTTTCAATATCTGTGGATCCTGCATCTCCTGTGGCTGATTCCATTCTTTGCCATCTTCTTCGTCGTCGATCGGCGCAGAAAGTGGTTGGCCCTGTCCAAATACGCCGACCCCGCACTGCTCGAACGGCTCGCTCCTCCGTTGAATCATCGAAAGGTCGTATTTAAAGCCATTCTGATGCTGGCCGCGGTAGGCTTCATTATCTTCTCTCTTGCCGGTCCTCAATGGGGAAGCCATTATCGGGAAGTCAGCGGAAAAGGCGTAGACATCGCCGTGGTTCTGGATGTTTCGCGCAGTATGTTGGCCCGGGACGTGAAACCCAATCGGCTGGAGCGCGCCAAGCGGGAAATTCTGGATTTGCTCAAGGTAATGCAAGGTGACCGGGTTGCCTTGGTCACGTTCGCGGGGGCGGCATTCGTGGAATATCCTCTCACCCTGGACTACGCAGCCATGGAGCTGTTTATAAACGGGGTAAGCCCGGATCAGAGTCCGGTACCCGGTACGGATCTGGGCCAAGCCGTCCGTAAGGCCATGGACTGTTTTGATTTCAAAAGCGAAACCGATAAAGCCGTGATTCTGGTCACCGACGGGGAAGATCAGGAGGGCCGCGGCGTCGAAGAGGCCAAGGAGGCTGCGTCCAAAGGTGTACGTCTCTTCATCATCGGCATGGGAGCGCCCGAGGGAGCCCCCATACCCAGAGGCGGCGATGAAAGCGGTTTTGAAAAAGACGCGCAAGGCAACCTCATTTTGTCCAAGCTGGTCGAGCCCGGCCTTATAAAGATGGCCGCTGCCACC
The Deltaproteobacteria bacterium genome window above contains:
- a CDS encoding glycosyltransferase family 2 protein codes for the protein MSEPVVVPRVEAQVHLVAAMNDVSVSVVIPNWNGQRFLGECLESVFDQDFDAFEVILVENGSTDGSAEWVSDRFPDVRIIRNRSNLGFARAVNQGFEAARGFYCVALNNDTRVAPGWLRNLIAPLDRDARIGAVCSRVVFYHDPGLIYNAGIRLTALGEPRNLGFGEPVGRYDVSRRVDGACACSAAYRKEALERVGFFDERFFCYHEDVDLSWRLRKDDWQIVYAPDSVVYHHGSGATRPLSHFARRHSAKNLLLMNLKNGSPLQMLVHAATCAFRYGGALRDPSCIRQTLRLAPVVLMERLMRRRS
- a CDS encoding GNAT family N-acetyltransferase, whose protein sequence is MAENVKPKSPDTDLEIRPYRPGDENDAVELFRIVFEKEKPLDHWNWEYRSRPMDTFIMLGYYKNALAAQCAGVPLPARCGDRVIRLLQGVDFMSHPGFRSHRVFMKTAAAFFGTFGGTGEHQAPLIYGFPGTRHRILGEKKLQYTTLSAVHCLRKTLGPGDAKAGWTDRARGRVEVVSGFDERADALWNRNQKAYPMAVIRNREFLNWRFSTHPTIHYHVLQVVDRLTGRVGAWAVLRQAPDRGQIVDFFPSLDAPWMNRLLLRAAERNLLERSFGEAETWCHPNSPANRVLLREGWHIVPQPDELHIGAISFSDEIQMDWVREHFYYTLGDADIA
- a CDS encoding MoxR family ATPase gives rise to the protein MEIREVTEQVELHSVVVRSILRELAKVIVGQTDLLEKMVVGLLCDGHILVEGLPGLAKTTAVRALAATLNTGFQRLQFTPDLLPADIIGTQIYRPDKGTFELKKGPIFSNIILADEINRAPAKVQSALLEAMQERQITIGDETLKLPNPFLVLATQNPIEQEGTYPLPEAQIDRFMFKLLVTYPSDVEEREIMRRVYDGVTERLCAVTECSTVEAAKRVVGQIHMEEKLVDYIVRIVQSTRRPADFGLDLSSMITIGASPRASIWLGQAAKAYAFLSGRAYVKPQDIKQMAPDILRHRLLLSYEAEAEGVTPDQLIRSILERIEVP
- a CDS encoding DUF58 domain-containing protein codes for the protein MLPKELIKKIQRFHFRTRFLANETFAGRYVSAFKGKGMEFTEVREYLPGDDVRNIDWNVSARFGHPFVKLFHEEREMTLILMLDLSGSELFGTRKRFKREVLAEVAGLLAFLAIRTNDKVGAILFTSEIEAYLPPKKGAGHVWRLIKEIFTRETAHTGTDIAAALEFLMTVVRRRAIVFLISDCLDENFQKPLLIAAKKHTITIMKISDPSESVLPDAGLVFLEDPETGERVLVNTSSRAFCAKIAAWRGEMDRTLEQHAARAGADVVHFSTDGSVVDPLARFFQQRAGRR
- a CDS encoding VWA domain-containing protein, with translation MIRFAYPSLLTLLIAVFIWVLLALRRRPAALIHSHASAMARIGGGRSGRWARAPLWMRALALVLLALAVARPQLYNISREIPSSGVDIVLCLDTSGSMRALDFEVDGKQVDRLTAVKRVVGEFIRKREYDRLGLVVFGKDAYTQSPLTLDKGLLLTLIQDMQIGMAGDRTAIGSALAVGAKRLKQLKAKAKILILLTDGRSNFGTIGPEAAAEAARALGIKIYSIGVGGFGPAPFKVDTPFGERLVHQQVDLDEGTLQQVADIGGGHYFRASDSKSLAEIYDMIDREEKTEIKMKEFFHFEELYRYFLIPALILLLGELAVSSFFVRVLP
- a CDS encoding PIG-L family deacetylase: MIEEERILPYRTMSLTGKRVLVVAPHPDDDIIGCGGALIRHVRAGDPVRVVFLTRGDKGDFTGRFGAEYPAVREAEARDAARLIGVHDLEFLPYRDREVRPDAPLVRDLSAALSTHQAGLVYGPSPTEAHPDHRAAAKALWTAAAHCDFPIRVAFYETSAPLKPTVLVDISDIMEMKMEALHRHRSQLMDVDWSDRVRGLNRFRTITLIGQAEYAEAFWVTEPGPSLSLEKAYEDICGWAQLKESLGKSKVGSKSGLRIPLPGGALTIGYEKRGK
- a CDS encoding DUF1573 domain-containing protein yields the protein MKRHRQRGVGVAAGLLIFFAALVAYASTGPKIAVDKRQHDFGQVWEDAQLECVFTVTNQGDEELVIRHVKTT
- a CDS encoding VWA domain-containing protein, giving the protein MKFQYLWILHLLWLIPFFAIFFVVDRRRKWLALSKYADPALLERLAPPLNHRKVVFKAILMLAAVGFIIFSLAGPQWGSHYREVSGKGVDIAVVLDVSRSMLARDVKPNRLERAKREILDLLKVMQGDRVALVTFAGAAFVEYPLTLDYAAMELFINGVSPDQSPVPGTDLGQAVRKAMDCFDFKSETDKAVILVTDGEDQEGRGVEEAKEAASKGVRLFIIGMGAPEGAPIPRGGDESGFEKDAQGNLILSKLVEPGLIKMAAATGGGYTRSVTGDLDLDSIYFQGLRAKTEKKELKGGKVRVYEERFHLFAVLALAFLLTEGLVRERTPA